The DNA segment ATTGTGATCTTTATCGCAGTTTTTTATTTCAAAATAGATAAAATGAGTTACATCTTAATCATTATTACAAAGGAGAATGGGTATGAAAAATTATTCAGTTGCCGTTATTGGCTTAGGCGCAATGGGTATGGGCGCTGCAAAATCTTGCGTAAATGCTGGCTTAGATACCTATGGCGTTGATCTCAACCCAGTTGCACTACAAACCCTAAAAGATCACGGGGCAAAAGCCGTTGGAAAAAGTGCGGTAGATTTTGCACAAGAATTAGATGCAGTGGTGTTATTGGTAGTCAATGCCGCGCAAGTTAAGGCGGTGTTGTTTGGCGAAAATGGTTTAGCACAGCATTTAAAACCAGGTACAGCAGTAATGGTTTCTTCCACAATTTCTGCACAAGATGCGAAAGAAATTTCACAAAAATTAACAGCGTTAGGTTTGCTTATGCTAGATGCACCTGTTTCTGGTGGTGCTGCAAAAGCAGCGGCAGGAGAAATGACAGTAATGGCATCAGGTTCAAAACAAGCTTTTGAGAAATTACAGCCTGTATTAACTGCCGTTGCAGGTAAGGTTTATAACATCGGAGAAGAAATTGGTTTAGGTGCAACAGTGAAAATCATTCACCAACTCTTGGCTGGTGTACATATTGCCGCAGGTGCTGAAGCAATGGCGTTAGCGGCTAAAGCAGGTATTCCGCTTGATTTGATGTATGACGTTGTGACCAATGCTGCAGGTAATTCTTGGATGTTTGAAAACCGAATGAAACACGTTGTCGAAGGGGACTACTCGCCACTTTCAATGGTTGATATTTTTGTTAAAGATTTAGGCTTAGTGAATGACACGGCAAAATCGCTCCATTTCCCACTGCACTTGGCAAGCACGGCTTATTCAATGTTTACAGAAGCAAGCAACGCTGGCTATGGAAAAGAAGATGATAGCGCAGTGATTAAAATTTTTAGTGGTATCGAGCTACCAAAAAAGGAGGGAAATTAAAATGCTAGGTGTAATTGCAGATGATTTTACTGGTGCAAGTGATATTGCTAGTTTCCTTGTAGAAAATGGGCTTCGCACTGTTCAAATGAATGGTGTACCAACACAGCCCTTACAAGATAGCGTTGATGCCATTGTCATTAGTTTGAAATCCCGTTCAAATCCAGCAAATGAGGCCGTTCAACAATCTTTACAAGCGTTAGATTGGTTAAAGCAAAATGGCTGTTCACAGTTTTATTTTAAATATTGTTCCACCTTTGATAGCACAGAAAAAGGCAATATTGGGCCTGTTACAGATGCGTTATTAAAGGCGTTAAATGATGATTTCACGGTGATCACGCCGGCATTACCGATTAATGGTAGAACGATTTTTAATGGCTATTTGTTTGTGGGCGATGTGCTACTTAATGAATCTGGAATGCGCAACCACCCAATTACGCCAATGAAAGATGCCAATTTGCTCCGTTTAATGGATTCTCAAGCAGAAGGAAAAACTGGCTTAGTCGCTTATGCTGACGTCATTCAGGGTAGTGAACAAGTTAAGGCGCGTTTCGCCGCATTAAAACAACAAGGCTGCCGTTATGCCGTGGTGGATGCCGTTGATAACCAACAGCTTGCAGTTTTAGCTGATGCCGTGGCTGACTTCAAATTGGTAACAGGCGGTTCTGGACTTGCGGCTTATATGGCTGCGCGTTTAAGTGGTGGTAAAAAAGGAGACAATGCGTTTACCCCAACAAAAGGAAAAACTGTCGTGTTGTCAGGCTCTTGTTCGGTAATGACCAATCAACAAGTAGAAAATTATCAGAAAAAAGCACCACACTTATTCCTTGATGTGGAACAAGCCATTAATCACCCTGATTATGCAGACAAGCTATATCAATGGACGATGGAAAATTTGGATTCACCATTAGCACCAATGATTTATGCCA comes from the Avibacterium avium genome and includes:
- the ltnD gene encoding L-threonate dehydrogenase gives rise to the protein MGMKNYSVAVIGLGAMGMGAAKSCVNAGLDTYGVDLNPVALQTLKDHGAKAVGKSAVDFAQELDAVVLLVVNAAQVKAVLFGENGLAQHLKPGTAVMVSSTISAQDAKEISQKLTALGLLMLDAPVSGGAAKAAAGEMTVMASGSKQAFEKLQPVLTAVAGKVYNIGEEIGLGATVKIIHQLLAGVHIAAGAEAMALAAKAGIPLDLMYDVVTNAAGNSWMFENRMKHVVEGDYSPLSMVDIFVKDLGLVNDTAKSLHFPLHLASTAYSMFTEASNAGYGKEDDSAVIKIFSGIELPKKEGN
- the otnK gene encoding 3-oxo-tetronate kinase — protein: MLGVIADDFTGASDIASFLVENGLRTVQMNGVPTQPLQDSVDAIVISLKSRSNPANEAVQQSLQALDWLKQNGCSQFYFKYCSTFDSTEKGNIGPVTDALLKALNDDFTVITPALPINGRTIFNGYLFVGDVLLNESGMRNHPITPMKDANLLRLMDSQAEGKTGLVAYADVIQGSEQVKARFAALKQQGCRYAVVDAVDNQQLAVLADAVADFKLVTGGSGLAAYMAARLSGGKKGDNAFTPTKGKTVVLSGSCSVMTNQQVENYQKKAPHLFLDVEQAINHPDYADKLYQWTMENLDSPLAPMIYATVPPEKLKAIQNEFGAERASQAIEQTFARLAEKLKNAGVTNFITAGGETSSIVVQQLGFSGFHIGKQIAPGVPWLKAVEEPIYLALKSGNFGKVDFFEFAQGMAV